A window from Mycobacterium saskatchewanense encodes these proteins:
- a CDS encoding HAD-IIA family hydrolase has protein sequence MTVETVAQQYDCLLIDLDGTVFRGAQPTTGAVQSLDEVHSRKLFVTNNASRSADEVASHLRDLGFTASGDDVVTSAQSAAHLLSGLVPAESPVLIVGTEALANEIAAVGLRPVRRYDDDPVAVVQGLSKTICWPDLAEAALAIRAGALWVAANVDPTLPTERGLLPGNGSLVAALRAATGAEPRVAGKPAPQLINDAVARGDFRAPLVVGDRLDTDIEGANAAQLPSLMVLSGVSTARDAVYAEPVRRPTYIAHDLRSLHAGGESLAVGPQPNWRVDVGAGVVTVHGNGSDDGDGLSIVRAVASAVWGAGPADSPPRIEGADDRAREALGRWSLVHAD, from the coding sequence ATGACCGTGGAAACCGTTGCGCAGCAATATGATTGCCTGCTGATCGACCTCGACGGCACCGTCTTCCGCGGCGCCCAGCCGACCACCGGTGCCGTGCAATCGCTGGACGAGGTGCACAGCCGCAAGCTTTTTGTCACCAACAACGCCTCCCGCAGCGCCGATGAGGTCGCGTCGCACCTGCGCGACCTCGGCTTCACCGCCAGTGGCGACGACGTCGTCACCAGCGCGCAGAGCGCGGCCCACCTGTTGTCGGGGCTGGTACCTGCGGAGTCGCCGGTGCTGATCGTGGGCACAGAGGCGCTGGCCAACGAGATCGCCGCGGTCGGGCTGCGCCCGGTCCGCCGGTACGACGACGACCCCGTCGCCGTCGTGCAGGGCCTCTCGAAGACCATCTGCTGGCCGGATCTGGCCGAGGCGGCGCTGGCCATTCGGGCCGGCGCGCTGTGGGTGGCCGCCAACGTCGACCCCACGCTGCCCACCGAGCGAGGCCTGTTGCCGGGCAACGGGTCTCTGGTGGCCGCGCTTCGGGCGGCCACCGGCGCCGAACCCCGGGTCGCGGGCAAGCCGGCCCCGCAACTGATCAACGACGCGGTGGCCCGAGGTGACTTCCGCGCGCCGCTGGTGGTCGGCGACCGGCTGGACACCGACATCGAAGGCGCCAACGCCGCGCAACTGCCCAGCCTGATGGTGCTGTCCGGGGTCAGTACCGCGCGGGACGCGGTGTATGCCGAACCGGTCCGGCGGCCCACCTACATCGCCCACGATCTGCGGTCGCTGCACGCCGGCGGCGAGTCGCTCGCCGTCGGGCCGCAGCCGAACTGGCGCGTCGATGTGGGCGCCGGGGTGGTGACGGTGCACGGCAACGGCTCCGACGACGGGGACGGGCTGTCGATCGTCCGCGCGGTCGCCAGCGCCGTCTGGGGCGCGGGTCCCGCGGACTCGCCCCCGCGCATCGAGGGGGCCGACGACCGGGCCCGCGAGGCGCTGGGACGCTGGTCGTTGGTGCACGCCGACTGA
- a CDS encoding TlyA family RNA methyltransferase, with the protein MARRARVDAELVRRGLARSRQQAAELIGAGKVRIDGMPAVKPATAVAATAALTVAEDDERGWVSRGAHKLIGALDTFGIPVTGRRCLDAGASTGGFTEVLLDRGAAEVVAADVGYGQLAWSLRSDPRVVVVERTNARHLAPEAIGGRVDLVVADLSFISLTAVLPALIGCAWPGADIVPMVKPQFEVGKGQVGAGGVVHEAGLRAGAVLGVARYARELGWSTVGVTASPLPGPSGNVEYFLWLRAQTDRGLSDEGLEDAVRDAVKAGPQ; encoded by the coding sequence ATGGCACGACGTGCCCGCGTTGACGCCGAGCTGGTTCGGCGCGGTCTGGCGCGGTCCCGTCAGCAGGCGGCCGAATTGATCGGCGCCGGCAAGGTGCGCATCGACGGCATGCCTGCTGTGAAGCCCGCCACCGCCGTGGCGGCCACCGCGGCCCTCACCGTCGCCGAGGACGACGAACGCGGCTGGGTGTCCCGCGGCGCGCACAAACTGATCGGCGCGCTGGACACGTTCGGGATTCCGGTGACGGGCCGGCGCTGCCTGGACGCCGGTGCGTCGACGGGCGGATTCACCGAGGTGCTGCTGGACCGGGGCGCCGCCGAGGTGGTCGCCGCCGACGTAGGGTACGGCCAGCTGGCCTGGTCGCTGCGCAGCGATCCCCGGGTGGTGGTCGTCGAGCGGACCAACGCGCGCCATCTCGCGCCGGAGGCGATCGGCGGGCGCGTCGACCTGGTGGTCGCCGACCTGTCGTTTATCTCGCTGACGGCCGTGCTGCCCGCGCTGATTGGATGTGCTTGGCCCGGTGCGGATATCGTGCCCATGGTGAAGCCGCAGTTCGAGGTGGGCAAGGGCCAGGTCGGCGCCGGTGGTGTGGTCCACGAGGCGGGATTGCGCGCCGGCGCCGTGCTGGGCGTCGCCCGGTACGCGCGGGAGCTGGGCTGGAGCACCGTCGGCGTCACCGCCAGCCCGCTGCCGGGTCCCTCGGGCAATGTCGAATACTTCCTGTGGCTGCGCGCCCAGACGGATCGGGGGCTATCGGATGAGGGGCTGGAGGACGCGGTGCGCGACGCGGTAAAGGCCGGCCCGCAGTGA
- a CDS encoding NAD kinase, with protein sequence MTRTVLLVVHTGRDEATETARRVQKVLGDNGIGLRVLSAEAVDRGPLYMSPGDVRAMGIEIEVVDADPRAAEGCELVLVLGGDGTFLRAAELARNVGIPVLGVNLGRIGFLAEAEAEAIDRVLEHVVTRDYRVEDRLTLDVVVRKGDQIIQQGWAVNEASLEKGPRLGVLGVVVEIEGRPVSSFGCDGVLISTPTGSTAYAFSAGGPVLWPDLEAILVVPNNAHALFSRPMVTSPDATVAVEIEGDGHDALVFCDGRREMLLPAGGRLEVRRCGTPVKWARLDSAPFTDRLVRKFRLPVTGWRGK encoded by the coding sequence GTGACTCGTACCGTGCTGCTGGTGGTCCACACCGGCCGCGACGAAGCCACCGAGACCGCGCGGCGGGTCCAAAAAGTGCTGGGCGACAACGGTATCGGTCTCCGGGTGCTCTCTGCCGAAGCGGTCGACAGAGGACCGCTGTACATGTCGCCCGGCGACGTGCGGGCCATGGGCATCGAAATCGAGGTGGTCGACGCCGACCCGCGCGCCGCCGAGGGGTGCGAACTGGTCCTGGTGCTCGGCGGTGACGGAACCTTCCTGCGGGCCGCCGAATTGGCCCGCAACGTCGGCATTCCCGTTCTCGGCGTCAACCTCGGCCGCATCGGATTCCTCGCCGAGGCCGAGGCGGAGGCCATCGATCGCGTGCTGGAGCATGTCGTCACCCGCGACTACCGGGTGGAGGACCGGCTGACCCTGGACGTGGTCGTGCGCAAGGGCGACCAGATCATCCAGCAGGGGTGGGCGGTCAACGAGGCGAGCCTCGAAAAAGGTCCCCGGCTGGGGGTCCTCGGCGTGGTGGTGGAGATCGAAGGGCGGCCGGTGTCGTCGTTCGGCTGCGACGGGGTGTTGATCTCGACTCCCACCGGTTCCACCGCCTACGCGTTCTCGGCCGGCGGCCCGGTGCTGTGGCCGGACCTCGAGGCAATCCTGGTGGTGCCCAACAACGCTCACGCTCTATTCAGCCGGCCTATGGTGACCAGCCCCGACGCCACCGTCGCCGTCGAGATCGAGGGCGACGGGCACGACGCCCTGGTGTTCTGCGATGGCCGTCGCGAGATGCTGTTGCCCGCCGGCGGCCGGCTCGAGGTGAGACGTTGTGGCACACCGGTGAAATGGGCGCGCCTGGACAGCGCGCCGTTCACGGACCGCCTGGTGCGCAAATTCCGGTTGCCGGTGACCGGGTGGCGCGGGAAGTAA
- the recN gene encoding DNA repair protein RecN codes for MLTEIRIESLGAISAAVGEFGRGLTVLTGETGAGKTMVVTGLHLLGGARADATRVRSGADRAVVEGRFTTTDLDEAMCAQLDEMLEASGAERDEDGSVIALRSVSRDGPSRAYLGGRSVPAKSLGDFTTELLTLHGQNDQLRLMRPEEQRGALDRFAGTAAALERYRKLRDAWLTARGDLVDRRNRARELAQEADRLKFALNEIDTVDPRPGEDDALVADILRLSELDTLREAAASAREALSAEDPDESAPGAADCVGRGRAALESTDDATLRSLAAQLDEALTVINEVARELGGFLDELPVDASALESKLARQAELRTLTRKYASDIDGVLRWADESRQRLAQLDVSEEGLAALERRVDELAHELADAATDLSSRRRKAAKRLAKEVTAELGGLAMANAEFTIDVTIDQAADRDDPAALALPSGELARAGADGIDQVEFGFAAHRGMTVLPLAKSASGGELSRVMLALEVVLAASAAGTTMVFDEVDAGVGGRAAVQIGRRLARLARTHQVIVVTHLPQVAAYADVHLVVHSAGPRGTSVVRRVTDDDRVAELARMLAGLGDSDTGRAHARELLDAAQSEKA; via the coding sequence GTGCTGACGGAAATCCGCATCGAGTCGCTGGGTGCGATCAGTGCCGCGGTCGGGGAGTTCGGCCGCGGCCTCACCGTGCTGACCGGCGAGACCGGTGCCGGCAAGACCATGGTGGTGACCGGCCTGCACCTGCTCGGCGGCGCCCGCGCCGACGCCACCCGCGTGCGGTCGGGCGCCGACCGCGCTGTCGTCGAAGGCCGTTTCACCACAACGGATCTCGATGAGGCCATGTGCGCGCAACTGGACGAGATGCTGGAGGCGTCGGGGGCCGAGCGCGACGAGGACGGCAGCGTCATCGCGTTGCGCTCGGTCAGCCGGGACGGGCCGTCACGGGCATACCTCGGCGGACGCAGCGTGCCCGCCAAGTCGCTCGGCGATTTCACCACCGAGCTGCTCACCCTCCACGGGCAGAACGACCAACTGCGCCTGATGCGCCCGGAGGAGCAGCGCGGCGCCCTGGACCGGTTCGCCGGCACCGCCGCGGCGCTCGAGCGCTACCGCAAGCTGCGCGACGCGTGGCTCACGGCGCGGGGCGACCTCGTCGACCGCCGCAACCGCGCGCGGGAGCTGGCCCAGGAGGCCGACCGACTCAAGTTCGCGCTCAACGAGATCGACACCGTCGATCCCCGACCGGGGGAGGACGACGCGCTGGTCGCCGACATCCTGCGGCTCTCCGAACTCGACACGCTGCGCGAGGCCGCTGCCAGCGCCCGAGAGGCGTTGTCGGCGGAGGATCCGGACGAATCCGCCCCGGGCGCCGCCGACTGCGTGGGCCGGGGCAGGGCGGCGCTCGAATCCACCGACGACGCCACGCTGCGGTCGTTGGCCGCACAGCTCGACGAGGCGCTGACGGTGATCAACGAGGTGGCGCGCGAACTCGGCGGCTTCCTGGACGAACTCCCGGTCGACGCCAGCGCGCTGGAGTCCAAGCTGGCCCGTCAGGCCGAGCTGCGCACCCTGACCCGTAAGTACGCCTCGGACATCGACGGGGTGCTGCGGTGGGCCGACGAGTCACGGCAACGGCTGGCGCAACTCGACGTGTCCGAGGAGGGCCTGGCGGCGCTGGAGCGACGGGTCGACGAACTGGCGCACGAATTGGCCGATGCAGCAACCGATTTGAGCAGTAGGCGACGCAAGGCGGCCAAACGGCTGGCCAAGGAGGTGACCGCGGAGCTCGGTGGGCTCGCGATGGCCAACGCCGAGTTCACGATCGACGTGACCATCGACCAGGCCGCCGACCGGGACGATCCCGCCGCGCTGGCGCTTCCCTCCGGCGAGCTGGCCCGCGCCGGCGCGGACGGCATCGACCAGGTCGAGTTCGGGTTCGCCGCCCACCGCGGGATGACGGTCCTACCGCTGGCGAAGAGCGCGTCCGGTGGCGAATTGTCGCGGGTGATGCTGGCGCTCGAAGTGGTACTGGCAGCCTCGGCGGCCGGCACCACGATGGTGTTCGACGAGGTGGACGCCGGCGTCGGTGGCCGGGCGGCGGTGCAGATCGGGCGGCGCCTGGCCCGTCTCGCCCGCACTCACCAGGTCATTGTGGTCACGCACCTGCCCCAGGTGGCCGCCTACGCCGACGTGCATCTGGTGGTGCACAGCGCCGGCCCCAGGGGGACCAGCGTGGTGCGACGGGTGACCGACGACGACCGGGTCGCCGAGCTGGCGCGGATGCTGGCCGGGCTGGGCGACTCCGACACCGGCCGCGCGCACGCCCGGGAGCTGCTCGACGCGGCCCAGAGCGAGAAGGCGTGA
- the steA gene encoding putative cytokinetic ring protein SteA: MKMSGLLSRNTSRPGLVGTARVDRNIDRLLRRVCPGDIVVLDVLDLDRITADALVEADIAAVVNASPSVSGRYPNMGPEVLVNNGVTLIDETGPDIFKKVKDGSKIRLHEGGVYSGDRRLVRGTERTDHDIADLMREAKSGLAAHLEAFAGNTIEFIKSESPLLIDGIGIPDIDVDLRRRHVVLVADEPGAEEELKSLKPFIKEYQPVLIGVDSGADVLRKAGYRPQIIVGDPDHISTEALKCGAHVVLPADADGHAPGLERIQDLGVGAMTFPAAGSAMDLALLLADHHGAALLVTAGDRANIETFFDRTRAQSNPSTFLTRLRVGEKVVDAKAVATLYRNHISGGAIALLALTMLIAVIVALWVSRTDGLVLHWVVDYWNRFSLWVQHLIT; the protein is encoded by the coding sequence ATGAAGATGTCAGGTCTCCTGTCCCGTAATACGTCTCGGCCGGGCCTAGTGGGCACCGCCCGGGTTGACCGCAACATCGACCGACTGCTGCGCAGGGTGTGCCCCGGCGACATCGTGGTGCTCGACGTCCTCGACCTGGACCGCATCACCGCCGACGCGCTGGTCGAAGCCGACATCGCCGCGGTCGTCAACGCGTCACCGTCCGTGTCGGGCCGCTACCCCAACATGGGACCGGAGGTGCTCGTCAACAACGGGGTCACCCTGATCGACGAGACCGGACCTGACATCTTCAAGAAGGTCAAGGACGGTTCGAAGATTCGGCTGCACGAGGGCGGCGTCTACTCCGGAGACCGTCGCCTGGTCCGCGGCACCGAGCGCACCGACCACGACATCGCCGACCTGATGCGCGAGGCCAAGAGCGGTCTCGCGGCCCACCTGGAGGCGTTCGCCGGCAACACGATCGAGTTCATCAAGAGCGAGAGCCCGCTGTTGATCGACGGCATCGGCATCCCCGACATCGATGTGGACCTGCGCCGCCGGCACGTGGTTCTCGTCGCCGACGAGCCCGGGGCCGAGGAGGAGCTGAAGTCCCTCAAGCCGTTCATCAAGGAGTACCAGCCGGTGCTCATCGGGGTGGACAGCGGCGCAGATGTGTTGCGCAAGGCGGGTTATCGCCCGCAGATCATCGTCGGCGACCCGGACCACATCAGCACCGAGGCCCTCAAGTGCGGCGCCCACGTCGTGCTGCCGGCCGACGCCGACGGCCACGCGCCGGGGCTGGAACGCATCCAGGACCTGGGAGTCGGCGCCATGACCTTCCCGGCCGCTGGCTCGGCGATGGACCTCGCCCTTCTGCTGGCCGATCACCACGGCGCGGCCCTGCTCGTGACGGCCGGCGACCGGGCCAACATCGAGACGTTCTTCGACCGCACGCGTGCGCAGAGCAACCCGTCGACCTTTCTCACCAGGCTGCGGGTGGGGGAGAAGGTAGTGGACGCCAAGGCCGTTGCCACGCTGTACCGCAACCACATCTCCGGGGGCGCCATCGCGCTGCTGGCGCTCACCATGCTGATCGCCGTCATCGTCGCCCTCTGGGTCTCCCGCACCGACGGCCTGGTGCTGCATTGGGTCGTCGACTACTGGAACCGCTTCTCCCTGTGGGTGCAGCACTTGATCACGTAG
- a CDS encoding copper transporter has protein sequence MISLRQHALSLAAVFLALAVGVVLGSGFLSDTLLSGLRAEKRDLYSQINRLNDQKNVLNEKLSAANNFDAQLAGRIVHDALAGKSVVVFRTPDAQDDDVAAVSKFIGQGGGTVTGTVSLTQEFVDANSAEKLRTVVNSSVLPAGQQLSTKLVDQGSQAGDLMGIALLINTNPAIPPVDDTQRDTVLAALRETGFVTFQPADHMGAANAAVIITGGSLPQDAGNQGVSVARFAAALAPHGSGALLAGRDGSATGGAAVAVARADAGIASAISTVDDVDAAPGRITAVLGLHDLVNGGHLGQYGTGHGATSITVPQ, from the coding sequence ATGATTTCGTTACGCCAACACGCGCTCTCGCTCGCCGCCGTCTTCCTGGCGCTGGCAGTGGGGGTCGTCCTGGGGTCCGGCTTCCTGTCCGACACCCTGCTGTCCGGCCTGCGTGCCGAGAAGCGGGACCTCTACTCGCAGATCAATCGGCTCAACGATCAGAAGAACGTCCTGAACGAAAAGCTCAGCGCGGCAAACAACTTCGACGCCCAATTGGCCGGCCGGATCGTGCACGACGCGCTGGCCGGCAAGTCGGTGGTCGTGTTCCGCACCCCGGACGCGCAAGACGACGACGTCGCCGCGGTCTCGAAGTTCATCGGCCAGGGCGGGGGCACGGTCACCGGAACGGTCTCGCTGACGCAGGAGTTCGTCGACGCCAACTCCGCCGAGAAGCTGCGGACCGTGGTCAACTCGTCGGTGCTGCCGGCCGGTCAGCAGCTGAGCACCAAACTGGTCGACCAGGGGTCTCAGGCCGGTGACCTGATGGGCATCGCCTTGCTCATCAACACCAACCCGGCCATCCCGCCCGTCGACGATACGCAGCGCGACACCGTGCTCGCCGCGCTGCGCGAGACCGGCTTCGTGACGTTCCAGCCGGCCGATCACATGGGGGCGGCGAACGCGGCCGTGATCATCACCGGCGGGTCGCTGCCGCAGGACGCCGGCAACCAGGGCGTCAGCGTGGCCCGGTTCGCGGCGGCACTCGCGCCGCACGGCTCGGGCGCCCTGCTCGCCGGCCGCGACGGTTCGGCGACGGGGGGCGCCGCGGTGGCGGTGGCCCGCGCCGACGCCGGCATCGCGTCGGCGATCAGCACGGTCGACGACGTCGACGCCGCGCCCGGGCGGATCACCGCCGTGCTGGGCCTGCACGACCTGGTCAACGGCGGTCACCTCGGGCAGTACGGGACCGGTCACGGCGCCACGTCGATCACCGTGCCGCAATAG
- a CDS encoding CTP synthase, whose translation MRRHPQTATKHLFVSGGVASSLGKGLTASSLGQLLTARGLRVTMQKLDPYLNVDPGTMNPFQHGEVFVTEDGAETDLDVGHYERFLDRDLSGSANVTTGQVYSTVIAKERRGEYLGDTVQVIPHITDEIKSRILAMAEPDANGRRPDVVITEIGGTVGDIESQPFLEAARQVRHDLGRENVFFLHVSLVPYLAPSGELKTKPTQHSVAALRSIGITPDALILRSDRNVPEALKNKIALMCDVDIDGVISTPDAPSIYDIPKVLHREELDAFVVRRLNLPFRDVDWTEWDDLLRRVHEPHETVRIALVGKYVDLSDAYLSVTEALRAGGFKHHAKVEMVWVPSDDCESAAGATSALGDVHGVLIPGGFGIRGIEGKIGAVRHARARGLPVLGLCLGLQCIVIEAARSAGLTEASSAEFDPQTPDPVISTMADQLDIVAGQADLGGTMRLGAYPAVLEPGSIVAQAYGATQVSERHRHRYEVNNAYREKIAESGLRFSGTSPDGHLVEFVEYPPEIHPFIVGTQAHPELKSRPTRPHPLFVAFVGAAIDYKAGELLPMDISEHSANGNHQDDAQRLSAPAARG comes from the coding sequence TTGCGTAGGCATCCGCAGACCGCCACCAAGCACCTCTTCGTCAGCGGTGGCGTGGCTTCCTCGCTCGGCAAAGGGCTGACCGCAAGTAGCCTCGGACAGCTGTTGACCGCCCGGGGACTGCGGGTGACGATGCAAAAACTCGACCCGTACCTCAATGTCGATCCCGGCACCATGAACCCGTTCCAGCATGGCGAGGTCTTCGTCACCGAGGACGGCGCCGAAACGGACCTCGACGTGGGTCACTACGAGCGATTCCTCGACCGCGACCTGTCGGGTTCGGCGAATGTCACGACCGGGCAGGTGTATTCGACGGTCATCGCCAAGGAACGGCGCGGCGAATACCTCGGTGACACCGTGCAGGTGATCCCGCACATCACCGACGAGATCAAGAGCCGCATCCTGGCCATGGCCGAACCCGACGCCAACGGCCGGCGCCCCGACGTCGTGATCACCGAGATCGGCGGCACGGTCGGCGACATCGAGTCGCAGCCGTTCCTGGAAGCCGCGCGACAGGTCCGCCACGACCTCGGGCGCGAAAACGTGTTCTTCCTGCACGTGTCGCTGGTGCCGTACCTGGCGCCCTCGGGGGAGCTCAAGACCAAGCCCACCCAGCATTCGGTGGCCGCGTTGCGCAGTATCGGTATCACCCCGGACGCGCTCATTCTGCGCAGCGACCGCAACGTCCCGGAGGCGTTGAAGAACAAGATCGCGCTGATGTGTGACGTGGACATCGACGGCGTCATCTCCACTCCGGACGCGCCCTCGATCTACGACATTCCCAAGGTGCTGCACCGCGAGGAGCTCGACGCGTTCGTGGTGCGCCGGCTGAACCTGCCGTTCCGCGACGTCGACTGGACGGAGTGGGACGACCTGCTGCGCCGCGTGCACGAGCCGCACGAGACGGTGCGAATTGCTTTGGTGGGCAAGTATGTTGACCTGTCGGATGCCTACCTGTCGGTGACCGAGGCGTTGCGCGCCGGTGGGTTCAAGCACCACGCGAAGGTCGAGATGGTGTGGGTGCCTTCCGATGACTGCGAGAGCGCCGCCGGTGCGACGTCGGCGCTCGGCGACGTGCACGGCGTGCTGATCCCGGGCGGTTTCGGCATCCGCGGCATCGAGGGCAAGATCGGCGCCGTCCGGCACGCGCGAGCACGGGGGTTGCCCGTGCTCGGGCTGTGCCTGGGCCTGCAGTGCATCGTCATCGAGGCGGCGCGTTCGGCTGGCCTGACCGAGGCGAGTTCGGCCGAATTCGACCCGCAGACACCGGATCCCGTCATCTCCACGATGGCCGATCAGCTCGACATCGTCGCCGGCCAGGCCGACCTCGGCGGCACCATGCGGCTGGGGGCGTACCCGGCGGTGCTGGAGCCGGGCTCGATTGTGGCGCAGGCTTACGGGGCGACTCAGGTGTCCGAGCGGCACCGCCATCGCTACGAGGTCAACAACGCCTACCGGGAGAAGATCGCCGAGAGCGGCCTGAGGTTCTCCGGCACCTCGCCCGACGGCCACCTGGTCGAATTCGTCGAATACCCGCCCGAGATCCACCCGTTCATCGTCGGCACCCAGGCCCACCCGGAGCTGAAGAGCCGGCCCACCCGGCCGCACCCACTGTTCGTCGCGTTCGTCGGGGCGGCCATCGATTACAAGGCCGGCGAGCTGTTGCCGATGGACATCTCCGAGCACTCGGCCAACGGCAACCATCAGGACGACGCTCAGCGGCTATCTGCGCCCGCGGCCCGTGGCTGA
- a CDS encoding NUDIX domain-containing protein, translating into MAEHVFETTSSETLYTGKIFALRRDHVRMPGDTVAVREVVEHFGAVAIVAMDDDGNIPLIYQYRHPLGRRLWELPAGLLDVDGEPPHRTAARELEEEAGLRAVTWQVLVDLDSTPGFSDESVRVYLATGLSEIGRPEGEHEEADLTVHWYPLADAVRRVFTGEIVNAMAVAGILAAHAVSHGFAQPRPLESPWTDRPRSFAARRSAP; encoded by the coding sequence GTGGCTGAGCACGTCTTCGAGACGACCTCGTCCGAAACCCTATACACCGGAAAGATTTTCGCGCTGCGCCGCGATCACGTCCGGATGCCGGGCGACACCGTCGCGGTGCGCGAGGTTGTCGAGCACTTCGGCGCGGTTGCCATCGTGGCGATGGACGACGACGGCAACATCCCGCTGATCTACCAATACCGGCATCCCCTCGGCCGCCGGCTGTGGGAGCTGCCCGCCGGATTGCTCGACGTCGACGGCGAACCACCGCACCGGACGGCCGCCCGCGAACTCGAGGAGGAGGCCGGCCTGCGGGCGGTGACCTGGCAGGTGCTCGTCGACCTGGACTCCACGCCGGGGTTCAGCGACGAATCGGTGCGCGTGTACCTGGCCACCGGGCTCAGCGAGATCGGCCGGCCGGAGGGCGAGCACGAGGAGGCCGACCTGACGGTGCACTGGTACCCGCTCGCGGACGCCGTGCGCCGGGTGTTCACCGGCGAGATCGTCAACGCCATGGCCGTCGCCGGGATCCTGGCCGCCCACGCCGTCAGCCACGGATTCGCGCAGCCGCGCCCGCTGGAGAGCCCGTGGACCGACCGGCCGCGATCGTTTGCCGCGCGGAGGTCCGCGCCTTGA
- the xerD gene encoding site-specific tyrosine recombinase XerD: protein MTTVALETQLQGYLDHLTIERGVAKNTLSSYRRDLLRYSKHLSDRGIHDLAKVGEDDVSDFLVALRRGDPDSGASALSAVSAARALIAVRGLHRFAAAEGLTELDVARAVRPPTPGRRLPKSLTIDEVLALLEAAGGDSPSDGPLTLRNRALLELLYSTGSRISEAVGLDVDDIDTEARSVLLRGKGGKQRLVPVGRPAVQALDAYLVRGRPDLARRGRGTPAIFLNVRGGRLSRQSAWQVLQDAADRAGITSGVSPHMLRHSFATHLLEGGADVRVVQELLGHASVTTTQIYTLVTVHALREVWAGAHPRAT from the coding sequence TTGACGACGGTGGCGCTGGAGACCCAACTTCAGGGCTACCTCGACCACCTGACGATCGAGCGGGGCGTGGCGAAGAACACGCTCAGCTCCTATCGGCGCGACCTGCTCCGCTACAGCAAGCACCTGTCGGACCGCGGAATTCACGACCTGGCCAAGGTGGGCGAAGACGACGTCAGCGACTTCCTGGTGGCGCTGCGCCGCGGCGATCCCGATTCGGGGGCCTCGGCACTGTCGGCGGTGTCCGCGGCGCGGGCGCTGATCGCGGTGCGCGGACTGCATCGGTTCGCCGCCGCTGAGGGGCTCACCGAACTCGACGTGGCCCGCGCCGTGCGGCCGCCGACGCCGGGCAGGCGACTGCCCAAGAGCCTGACCATCGACGAAGTGCTGGCCTTGCTGGAGGCCGCGGGCGGCGACAGCCCGTCTGACGGCCCGCTGACCCTGCGCAACCGGGCCCTGCTGGAGCTGTTGTACTCGACCGGGTCACGCATCTCGGAGGCCGTCGGCCTCGACGTCGACGACATCGACACGGAAGCCAGGTCGGTGCTGCTGCGTGGCAAGGGCGGCAAGCAGCGGCTGGTGCCGGTGGGGCGTCCCGCCGTGCAGGCGCTGGACGCCTACCTGGTGCGGGGCCGCCCCGATCTGGCGCGTCGGGGACGAGGAACGCCGGCGATCTTCCTCAATGTCCGCGGCGGACGGCTGTCGCGGCAGAGCGCATGGCAGGTGCTGCAGGACGCCGCCGACCGCGCCGGCATCACCTCGGGGGTGTCGCCGCACATGCTGCGGCATTCGTTCGCCACGCACCTGCTCGAGGGCGGCGCCGACGTCCGGGTCGTCCAGGAGTTGTTGGGGCACGCTTCGGTGACGACGACGCAGATCTACACGCTGGTCACCGTGCACGCGTTGCGCGAGGTGTGGGCCGGAGCCCACCCGCGGGCGACGTGA
- a CDS encoding O-methyltransferase, whose amino-acid sequence MDLKRRMPLLRWSVWRLAAGNHNITTTGQIGDGREAAAVDFVLKNARAGDIGHVLATIDKFAYEKSMLINVGDEKGLILDAAVRRANPAVALELGTYCGYGALRIAQAAPAAKVFSVELAEANAANARRIWAHAGVADRVTCVVGTIGDGGRTLDSLADEHGLETGALDFVFLDHDKDAYLDDLKSIMARGWLRPGAIVVADNVRVPGAPKYREYMRQEQGKQWNTVEHKAHLEYQSLLSDLVLESEHLG is encoded by the coding sequence ATGGATCTCAAGCGTCGCATGCCGCTGCTGCGGTGGTCGGTCTGGCGGCTGGCCGCCGGCAACCACAACATCACCACCACGGGCCAGATCGGTGACGGCCGCGAAGCCGCCGCCGTCGACTTCGTCCTGAAGAACGCCCGCGCGGGCGACATCGGCCACGTGTTGGCCACCATCGACAAGTTCGCCTACGAGAAGTCGATGCTGATCAACGTCGGCGACGAGAAGGGGCTGATCCTCGACGCCGCCGTCCGGCGCGCCAACCCGGCGGTCGCGCTCGAGCTGGGCACCTACTGCGGGTACGGCGCGCTGCGCATCGCCCAGGCCGCCCCCGCCGCCAAGGTGTTCTCCGTCGAACTCGCCGAGGCCAACGCCGCCAACGCCCGCCGGATCTGGGCGCACGCCGGCGTCGCCGACCGCGTGACGTGCGTCGTCGGGACCATCGGCGACGGCGGGCGCACCCTGGACAGCCTCGCCGACGAGCACGGACTCGAGACGGGCGCACTGGATTTCGTCTTCCTCGATCACGACAAGGACGCCTACCTGGACGACCTCAAGAGCATCATGGCCCGCGGCTGGCTGCGGCCGGGCGCCATCGTGGTCGCCGACAACGTGCGGGTCCCCGGCGCGCCGAAGTATCGCGAGTACATGCGTCAGGAGCAGGGCAAGCAGTGGAACACCGTCGAGCACAAGGCGCACCTCGAGTACCAGTCGTTGCTGTCGGACCTGGTGCTGGAGTCGGAGCACCTGGGCTGA